A window of the Desulfopila inferna genome harbors these coding sequences:
- a CDS encoding GDYXXLXY domain-containing protein: MSKPALVAILAGMLTLGIINYSIYQKETLLKEGDVIFLQLAPVDPRSLMQGDYMALRFVMGNEIRSALAGQHDKKQPDNLAPRNGRVIVSLDANRVANFQRLGESSRAQNERVLNFRLRNGRVKFATNAFFFQEGTAPDYENARYGEFRLNNEGDLLLTDLRDESLQRLGPSGRP, encoded by the coding sequence ATGAGTAAACCGGCACTGGTGGCAATCCTCGCAGGAATGCTCACCCTTGGCATCATAAATTACTCAATTTACCAAAAGGAAACGCTGCTCAAGGAAGGCGACGTTATTTTTCTCCAGTTGGCGCCGGTGGATCCACGGTCACTTATGCAGGGTGATTATATGGCGTTGCGGTTCGTCATGGGCAACGAGATACGAAGTGCGTTGGCCGGGCAGCATGACAAAAAACAGCCGGACAACCTGGCACCACGAAACGGGCGCGTCATCGTCAGTCTGGACGCCAACAGAGTGGCAAATTTTCAGCGACTGGGCGAGAGCAGCAGGGCGCAAAACGAGAGGGTTCTCAACTTCCGTTTGCGCAACGGCAGAGTCAAGTTTGCAACTAATGCCTTTTTCTTTCAGGAGGGAACAGCACCGGACTATGAAAACGCCAGGTACGGTGAATTTCGCCTCAACAACGAAGGAGATCTCCTGCTCACAGATCTGCGCGATGAATCGCTCCAGCGGCTTGGTCCATCCGGCAGACCTTAG
- a CDS encoding DUF4401 domain-containing protein → MNNDTSLLWRRLRDADIVAGDCPEKQQDSSPWYIRVMLGITGWLAALFLLGFVAVGLQFIIENKALATIFGALVMVVAFALFRKGSNEFIEQFGLVLSLTGQALFLFGIIDAIGWHGPAPWFIGAGLQVIVIFLMANFLQRLLAGYFFIVALSAALSYYGGVSLALAFAALLAVLFWLNEFRWGSLGILLRPAAYGVTISLLQIKGQTVLDEVADLFLRSHGENTFVLPGRLDEVVLGFLLVAVSARIMHRYGTGWTDGRMQLVILLAAAVAAVSFEAPGISVGLTLILLGFGSFNRIVLGLGIASLLLYISAYYYSLETTLLHKSATLAATGGILLLVRLAVSKWLFTGVKEVGHE, encoded by the coding sequence ATGAACAACGATACCTCTCTTCTCTGGCGGCGCTTGCGGGATGCCGATATCGTTGCGGGCGACTGCCCGGAAAAGCAGCAGGATTCGTCGCCCTGGTATATCCGGGTCATGCTCGGTATTACAGGTTGGCTGGCTGCCCTGTTCCTGCTTGGGTTCGTCGCCGTCGGCCTGCAGTTTATCATCGAAAACAAGGCCCTAGCCACTATTTTCGGCGCTCTGGTCATGGTGGTAGCCTTTGCCCTTTTCCGCAAGGGGAGTAACGAATTCATCGAACAGTTCGGCCTGGTCCTCAGCCTGACCGGCCAAGCCCTGTTCCTCTTCGGGATCATCGACGCAATCGGCTGGCATGGGCCTGCTCCATGGTTTATCGGCGCCGGTCTTCAGGTTATAGTGATCTTTTTGATGGCCAATTTTCTCCAGCGCTTGCTGGCCGGCTACTTTTTCATCGTCGCACTCTCGGCGGCACTCTCCTATTATGGCGGGGTTTCACTTGCCCTTGCTTTCGCCGCTCTACTGGCCGTTCTGTTCTGGCTCAACGAATTTCGCTGGGGGAGTCTGGGAATACTTCTCCGACCCGCAGCCTACGGGGTGACCATCTCTCTTCTCCAGATAAAGGGCCAAACCGTGCTGGATGAGGTGGCCGACCTTTTTCTGAGAAGTCATGGAGAAAACACATTCGTTCTGCCGGGAAGGCTGGACGAGGTTGTCCTGGGGTTCCTGCTGGTTGCCGTTTCCGCCAGGATTATGCACCGCTATGGCACAGGGTGGACCGATGGCAGAATGCAGCTGGTGATCCTGCTGGCGGCAGCCGTTGCCGCTGTCTCTTTCGAGGCACCGGGGATATCGGTTGGACTTACCTTGATTTTACTGGGTTTTGGTTCCTTCAATCGGATTGTTCTGGGGCTCGGTATTGCCTCGCTGCTCCTTTACATCTCGGCCTATTATTATTCACTCGAAACTACTCTTCTCCATAAATCGGCGACATTGGCGGCAACGGGCGGTATCCTTCTGCTTGTTCGACTGGCGGTTTCGAAATGGCTTTTCACCGGAGTAAAGGAGGTAGGCCATGAGTAA